From the Phoenix dactylifera cultivar Barhee BC4 chromosome 10, palm_55x_up_171113_PBpolish2nd_filt_p, whole genome shotgun sequence genome, one window contains:
- the LOC103703170 gene encoding exocyst complex component SEC5A-like isoform X2, with amino-acid sequence MPSDSDIDEDELLQMALKEQAERDLSYQKPSKASKPVVNLIRAPPPPPFMVKGQGNPNPNARGGAAMGKGQRRPGRGGADDDDDSEVELLSISSGDEDTSRDRGPPQRNRGRKASRDEGDGDGDEPRSWKKVDEAELARRVREMRETRAAPAQSLEQKGTALGRKALTNLQSLPRGVEVLDPLGLGVIDNKSLRLITAASVSSPVSRERSDPLDPSTREKVTYSSSNFDPKVFLSRVHQETSAADLESGALTLKTDLRGRTVQKKQLVKENFDCFVSCKTTIDDIESKLRQIEEDPEGAGTAHLHQTTQNISAVANRAFEPLFERQVQAEKIRSVQGMLQRFRTLFNLPSAIRGSISKGEYDLAVREYRKAKSIVLPSHVGILKRVLEEVEKVMQEFRGMLYKSMEDPKLDLADLENIARLLLELEPDSDPLWYYLNIQNRRIRGLLEKCTLDHEAWMEILHNEIREKVQSDARWRQLQQDSNKSLDVDSSIGDSLPVDSQLVNMMGEKVDALRGRYICRLAAVLIHHMPAFWRLALSVFSGKFAKVTAGNTVLDSETNAKPAANRSEDKVGEVKYSSHSLEEVAAMVHDTISAFELKVHNTFRDFEESNILRPFMADAIREIAKTCQAFEGKESAPPTAVKTLRTFHFEITKIYILRLCSWMRATTKEIVKDETWVPLSTLERNKSPYAISYLPLAFRAMTTSAMDQIDVMIQNLRSEATKSDDILEHVQEIQESVRLAFLNCFLDFAGYIERIGGEISQSKSNKESNHLQNGYVDGLDGESSSIRVGGDAAADSHRKLLIVLSNIGYCKDELSHSLYDKYKHIWLQYRDKDEQYADIRDLVTSFSALEEKILEQYTFAKSNLVRTAALNYLLDSGVQWGAAPNVKGIRDATIELLHILVSVHAEVFSGARPLLDKTLGILVEGLIDTYLSLFHENKTKDLKSLDTNGFCQLMLELDYFETVLHTYFSLDAHEALKSLQGLLLEKACESANESSENPGHHRRATRGSEDAMSDDRHQGPTVPPDDLIALAQQYSTELLEGELERTRLNIACFLESSLRPSSAPGSTKPTYPSFQGPAASPRYRRQQTVNSPAVSRRRR; translated from the exons ATGCCGAGCGATAGCGATATCGACGAGGATGAGCTCCTCCAGATGGCTCTAAAGGAGCAGGCGGAGCGCGATTTGAGCTACCAGAAGCCGTCCAAGGCCTCGAAGCCCGTCGTCAACCTCATCCGAGCCCCCCCGCCGCCGCCCTTCATGGTGAAGGGCCAGgggaaccctaaccctaatgcCAGGGGCGGCGCCGCCATGGGCAAGGGACAGCGCCGGCCGGGCAGGGGCGGCgcggacgacgacgacgactccGAGGTCGAGTTGCTCAGTATCTCGTCCGGTGATGAGGATACCTCCAGGGATCGCGGGCCCCCGCAGCGGAATCGGGGGCGAAAGGCTTCGAGGGACGAGGGGGATGGGGACGGGGACGAGCCGAGGAGCTGGAAGAAGGTCGACGAGGCCGAG CTTGCTCGCAGAGTCCGAGAAATGCGCGAGACAAGGGCAGCACCTGCTCAAAGCTTAGAGCAAAAAGGGACAGCACTAGGTCGGAAGGCGCTTACCAATTTACAATCCCTACCTCGAGGAGTGGAAGTTTTAGATCCACTGGGACTAGG GGTAATAGATAACAAATCTTTGAGGCTAATTACTGCAGCTTCAGTAAGCTCACCAGTTTCTCGAGAGAGGTCTGATCCATTGGATCCCAGTACTCGAG AAAAAGTAACATATTCTTCTTCAAATTTTGATCCCAAGGTTTTTCTTTCCCGGGTTCACCAAGAAACAAGTGCTGCAGATTTAGAATCTGGTGCCCTTACTTTAAAAACTGATCTTAGGGGAAGGACAGTGCAGAAAAAGCAGTTGGTGAAAGAGAATTTTGATTGCTTTGTCTCTTGCAAAACCACAATTGATG ATATCGAGTCGAAACTGAGGCAGATAGAGGAAGATCCGGAAGGTGCAGGTACTGCTCACTTGCATCAAACCACACAAAATATCAGTGCAGTAGCAAATCGTGCATTTGAGCCTCTGTTTGAGAGGCAG GTGCAAGCTGAGAAAATCAGATCAGTTCAAGGAATGCTTCAGAGGTTCCGCACGCTGTTCAATCTGCCGAGCGCAATTCGTGGGAGCATTAGTAAAGGCGAATATGATTTAGCTGTTAGAGAGTACAGGAAAGCGAAGTCAATTGTGCTTCCTTCTCAT GTGGGAATACTAAAACGTGTACTTGAGGAGGTGGAAAAAGTGATGCAGGAGTTTAGGGGCATGCTTTATAAATCAATGGAAGATCCAAAGCTTGATCTTGCTGAT CTTGAGAACATTGCtaggctgttgctggagttggAGCCCGATTCAGATCCCTTGTGGTATTATCTTAACATTCAG AATCGCAGGATTCGAGGTTTGCTTGAAAAGTGCACTTTAGATCATGAGGCATGGATGGAAATTTTGCACAATGAGATCCGGGAAAAAGTGCAATCTGATGCAAGATGGAGGCAACTCCAACAGGACTCGAATAAATCT TTAGATGTTGATTCGTCCATAGGTGACTCTCTTCCAGTTGACTCACAGCTGGTAAATATGATGGGGGAAAAAGTGGATGCTTTAAGAGGAAGGTATATCTGCAGGTTAGCTGCTGTACTTATCCACCACATGCCGGCATTCTGGAGATTAGCGCTATCTGTGTTCAGTGGAAAGTTTGCGAAG GTCACTGCTGGCAATACAGTTCTTGATTCAGAGACAAATGCTAAACCTGCTGCTAATAGGAGCGAGGATAAAGTTGGTGAGGTGAAATACTCAAGCCATTCTCTTGAAGAGGTTGCTGCCATGGTTCATGATACTATATCTGCATTTGAGCTCAAG GTCCACAATACATTTCGTGATTTTGAAGAATCAAACATTCTTCGCCCATTCATGGCTGATGCTATAAGGGAAATAGCTAAAACATGTCAGGCTTTTGAGGGGAAAGAGTCTGCTCCTCCAACTGCTG TTAAAACTTTGCGCACCTTTCATTTTGAAATCACAAAGATTTATATACTAAGGCTCTGCTCATGGATGCGGGCAACAACCAAGGAGATAGTCAAAGATGAAACATGGGTTCCTTTATCTACTCTGGAAAGAAATAAGTCTCCATATGCAATTTCTTACTTGCCCTTGGCATTTCGAGCAATGACAACATCAGCTATGGACCAGATTGATGT TATGATTCAGAATCTGAGGAGTGAAGCAACTAAGTCAGATGACATTTTAGAACATGTTCAAGAAATTCAAGAATCAGTTAGACTTGCATTTCTCAATTGTTTCCTGGATTTTGCAG GTTATATTGAACGAATTGGTGGTGAAATATCTCAGAGTAAATCAAACAAAGAAAGCAATCACTTGCAGAATGGATATGTAGATGGTCTTGACGGAGAGTCATCTAGTATTCGTGTCGGTGGTGATGCTGCTGCTGATTCCCACAGAAAGCTGTTAATAGTTCTTAGTAACATTGGCTATTGCAAAGATGAGCTGTCACATAGCTTGTATGACAAGTACAAGCACATATGGCTGCAATACAG ggataaggatgaacaaTATGCTGATATAAGAGACCTAGTAACATCTTTTTCAGCGCTTGAAGAGAAGATCCTTGAACAGTATACATTTGCAAAG TCAAACTTGGTTAGAACTGCTGCTTTAAATTATCTGTTGGATTCTGGGGTTCAATGGGGAGCAGCACCTAATGTGAAG GGTATTCGAGATGCAACGATCGAGTTACTACACATCCTTGTGTCTGTGCATGCAGAG GTATTTTCTGGTGCTAGGCCATTGTTGGACAAGACTTTGGGAATTTTGGTGGAGGGCTTAATTGATACATATCTCAGCCTTTTCCATGAAAACAAAACTAAAGATCTTAAATCATTGGACACAAATGGCTTCTGTCAGCTCATGCTTGAG CTTGATTATTTTGAAACTGTTTTGCACACATATTTCTCGCTGGATGCACATGAAGCATTGAAGTCTTTACAAGGCTTATTACTAGAAAAGGCTTGTGAGAGTGCAAATGAGTCTTCTGAGAATCCAGGACACCACCGCCGTGCAACTCGTGGGAGTGAAGATGCCATGTCCGATGATCGGCATCAAGGACCTACAGTGCCCCCAGATGATTTAATT GCACTTGCACAGCAGTATAGTACCGAACTTCTCGAAGGTGAACTAGAGAGGACTCGCTTAAACATAGCATGCTTCCTGGAATCTTCGCTGCGGCCTAGTTCTGCCCCAGGATCCACAAAACCTACTTACCCTTCCTTCCAAGGACCGGCTGCTTCTCCAAGATACAGGAGGCAGCAAACAGTAAATTCTCCAGCAGTCTCTCGTAGACGCAGATGA